The sequence below is a genomic window from Variovorax paradoxus B4.
ATCCACGGCGCCCAGGCCGCCAGCGGCCCCTCGACGTGCGCATAGCCGCCCGCGCCCCAGGGCAAGCCCGTGAACCAGCTGCCGCGCACGAGTTCGGCCAACGTCCACAGTGCGGCGAACACCAGCGCGCCGGCCACGGGCCCGCGCGGCCCGCGAACGACGAACCAGGCGCAGGCCACCGTGTAGTACAGCCCGAGCGCGGCCGCCAGCAAGAGCACCGCGATGGCCGCGAGCGGCGCCGCAAGCCCGCCGTAGGTGTGCATCGAAATGAAGAGCCACCAGAAGCTGCCGGTGAGCCAGGCGGTCGAGAAAAGCCAGCCATGCAGGCCGGCGCGGCGCCAGCCGGCACCTTCGGCGCGCAGCCGGTCCAGGAGGCCGACGAGCACAGCCAGCGAGATCAGCTGCAGCCACCACAGCGGGCGGCCGTTCGCGGGCCAGGCAATGGCCGCGGCCTGCGCGAGGCCCGCGAAGGCAAATCCGAGAAGGCGCAGCAGCCCCACGGCGGAAAAGGCGGGCGACGTGCGGAGCGTGGCCGCTGCGGGCAGCGGCATCAGTCGGCCGCGTCGCTGCCGCGGGCCGGAGACACCTTGAACCAGCGCACGGCGCCGCCCTTGGTGTGCAGCACCACGAAGTCGAAGCCGCCGATGGCGTGGTGCTCGCCGCGCTTGGGCACGTGGCCCATCTCGTGCGCGATGAGCCCGCCGATGGTGTCGAAGTCTTCGCTCAGCTGTTCTTCGTCGAAGACGATGCCGAAAGCCTCGGCCACGCGCTCGATGGGCGTGTCGCCCGAGACGCGGTAGGTGTGGTCGGCCAGGCCGAAGATGTCGCCCTCGTCCTCGGCAATGTCGAACTCGTCCTCGATCTCGCCGACGATCTGCTCGAGCACGTCCTCGATGGTGATGAGCCCGGCCACGCGGCCGAATTCGTCGATCACGATGGCCAGGTGGTTGCGGTTGCCGCGGAACTCGCGCAGCAGGTCGTTCAGGCCCTTGCTCTCGGGAACGAAGGTGGCCGGTCGCAGCAGCGCGCGGATGTTGAGCCCCGGCGCGCGCTGCAGCTTGAGCAGGTCCTTCGCGAGCAGGATGCCGATGATGTTTTCCTTCTCGCCCTCGTACACCGGGAAGCGCGAGTGCGCGGTATCGATGACCAGGTGCAGCAGCGCGTCGAAGGGCGCGTCGATGTTCACCAGGTCCATGCGCGGGGCCGCGACCATCACGTCGCCGGCCGTCATGTCGGCCATGCGCAGCACGCCCTCGAGCATGACGCGCGACTCGGCGCCGATCACCTCGTTGTCCTCGGCGTCCGCGAGGGTTTCGATCAGCTCGTCGCGCGAGTCGGGACCGGGGTGGATGAATTCGGCCAGCTTCTGGAGAAAGCCGCGCTTGTCTTCCCGTTCAACGGGTGCGCGTTCAGGGTGAGGTTCGGCCACTGCGGGAGGCTTAGTTGAAGAGATACAAGGATACCGGATTGCGCGTGACAGGCTCTACCGCGCGGCCGTCACAGGCCTTTTTCGGGTATTCAGGGCGCAGATTTGCTGCGCGCGTCCCGCATGCCGCTGCGCACTTCCTGCAGGCTGGCGAGAAAGGCCCAGAACTGCTTGGCGCGGGTCTTGAGGTGGTAGTCGACCGCCGCGTACTGTTCGAGCGCGATTTCGCTCATGCGGCTGTCGAAGGTGGCGCTCGGCAGCTGCAGATGCGCTTCGGATTCCGAACCGCTGCGCACCACGGTGGCGCCGGCGTTGCGGGCGATCTTCAGCATGGCGGCGTTTTCGCTCAGCGCATGGATGAACAGCATGCCCACGCCTTCGTTGCGCGCCACGACCACGGCACGCTCGAACAGGCGGGCCCCGTAGCCGCGGCCGCGCGCATGCGCAGCCACCGACACGCCGAATTCGGCGCAGTCGCTGTGCTGCTCGTCCGGCGCGAACGCCAGGTGGGCCATGGCGATCAGGTCGAGCCGGCGGTTGTAGATGCCGAAGAGTT
It includes:
- a CDS encoding HlyC/CorC family transporter; this translates as MAEPHPERAPVEREDKRGFLQKLAEFIHPGPDSRDELIETLADAEDNEVIGAESRVMLEGVLRMADMTAGDVMVAAPRMDLVNIDAPFDALLHLVIDTAHSRFPVYEGEKENIIGILLAKDLLKLQRAPGLNIRALLRPATFVPESKGLNDLLREFRGNRNHLAIVIDEFGRVAGLITIEDVLEQIVGEIEDEFDIAEDEGDIFGLADHTYRVSGDTPIERVAEAFGIVFDEEQLSEDFDTIGGLIAHEMGHVPKRGEHHAIGGFDFVVLHTKGGAVRWFKVSPARGSDAAD
- a CDS encoding GNAT family N-acetyltransferase; the protein is MLTAKTLLKASLGLGSFLKAPMVEAQPRATFAPQPVMVPIRSIGPRERDRIAQHLLALTPHDRYLRFGYAAGDEQIQRYVDGLDFERDELFGIYNRRLDLIAMAHLAFAPDEQHSDCAEFGVSVAAHARGRGYGARLFERAVVVARNEGVGMLFIHALSENAAMLKIARNAGATVVRSGSESEAHLQLPSATFDSRMSEIALEQYAAVDYHLKTRAKQFWAFLASLQEVRSGMRDARSKSAP